A region from the Treponema pallidum subsp. pallidum str. Nichols genome encodes:
- a CDS encoding UvrD-helicase domain-containing protein: MTDFLFSFFQSLNAEQRRAVFSSHNAVVTAGAGSGKTKVISARYIHLVVERAIPVERIVVLTFTRKAAMEMARRIYEDLRLCVQSASAQPEPGHEAYLLRAREALARFGEARIMTLDAFSHEIARVGARFFGIAPDFSLSEEENRALAHECAEDFFLEHREHPVVLHFLQQEHAEDCVRELFFIPLQDHGILTHPCDFRAGLAHQIATARGLLKTVLCDIHAALHAIRHHMQEADAQNALIARCVALFAAQDTAFSYTPAAEADAIADAFLARGYEEYAAKPDEFSVSDPDEGARRAAHDCLRYCAAVKTLFCLKGNLGGRAGAAQAIKAQVKQLRLQLVPQMERLHAFFAQVPFLVALSSLLELLQARFIRQKRERNCLSHADVAHLAVQVLRQYPEIRVSYKRGIDAFMIDEFQDNNALQKELLFFLAEHEARTAHFLPPAHALCAHKLFFVGDEKQSIYAFRGADVRVFRSLAGVLTPQVSGASQQELPLSAAAELQPTLQTLRINYRTEAALLERLNILFSHILRGPSESAENGYEVGFQYMQPARCTAGIEPQFRVIGVDRHRFSRPEHEAQHSAARPTPQAGRTGASEDSEDSLSAQETEAWALARAIRAMVDGGTLVRHKGEAPRACTWADVVILLRSADKQARYERALRLWGIPYTSLQTRGMFCDAPLSDLLAPLRLVLEPADRHVYAQVLRGPFVRVDDDTLSLLLLPPAPPDAPFSYIPAELSAPAARCVRAGADFFARVQQQVRRLATNTELLTYLWYTEAYGTLLAQDPLARPYHVIYDYAFELARRADRQGKGIGEFLDFVDACLSAQERVEELELPCTDRACGAVQIMSVHKSKGLEFPIVCVPDAGSSGPRVMARVGAVHSPYGYIPRFLPHPEGVHPIFVQEQDTRARAYRAELRRVLYVAFTRAECHVIVSGVLPISDGHPAPAVSRSLADICSLLPSGDGSEPPSSLSFFSELLPALMHAAPLPPHPSPSVVPAPVSFDECLPLARPQAYQRALTGSARQSVPQASAPRDWYAAVPVRAPHYYPRLVQPVTSLVSPAPGQNSASASPSPLTPQSPRGVEFGTHVHELLAQVFQSPAPTVALHSVQRVDSPAARLVACFLHSPLGCRACAAPAHQRFAEFSFLTRAPGNTKPPHGAEYQAGTIDLLFLSNGVWHLVDYKTDYEEHPARYLPQLQHYARAVQDLFSDHPVTAFLYYLRTGHEFSLEALESHFLKKNAVPDSE; encoded by the coding sequence GTGACTGATTTTCTTTTTTCTTTTTTTCAAAGTTTGAATGCAGAGCAGCGGCGTGCAGTTTTTTCTTCGCATAATGCAGTTGTTACCGCAGGTGCAGGTTCGGGTAAGACGAAGGTTATTAGCGCGCGGTATATACACCTGGTTGTGGAGCGGGCAATTCCGGTTGAACGGATTGTGGTGCTCACCTTTACCAGAAAGGCGGCCATGGAAATGGCGCGCAGAATTTATGAGGACCTCCGTCTGTGTGTACAGAGTGCGTCTGCGCAGCCGGAGCCGGGGCACGAAGCGTATCTGCTGCGTGCGCGTGAGGCGCTTGCGCGGTTTGGGGAAGCGCGCATTATGACGTTAGATGCCTTTTCGCACGAAATTGCGCGGGTAGGCGCGCGCTTTTTCGGTATCGCGCCTGATTTTTCTCTCAGTGAGGAAGAGAACCGCGCGCTGGCACACGAGTGTGCAGAAGATTTTTTTCTTGAGCATCGGGAACATCCAGTGGTACTGCATTTTTTGCAGCAGGAGCACGCCGAAGACTGCGTGCGAGAACTTTTTTTTATTCCCTTGCAGGATCACGGCATACTTACACATCCCTGTGACTTTCGTGCAGGGCTTGCGCATCAAATTGCTACAGCGCGTGGGTTATTAAAAACGGTGCTCTGCGATATACACGCAGCATTGCACGCCATTCGGCACCATATGCAAGAGGCAGATGCGCAGAATGCGCTCATTGCGCGCTGCGTTGCGCTGTTTGCGGCACAGGATACTGCCTTTTCCTACACGCCGGCTGCAGAAGCAGATGCGATTGCCGACGCGTTTTTGGCACGTGGGTACGAGGAATATGCAGCTAAACCTGATGAGTTTTCTGTGTCTGACCCTGATGAGGGAGCGCGGCGCGCTGCACACGATTGCCTGCGGTATTGTGCGGCGGTAAAAACGCTTTTTTGTCTGAAGGGTAATTTAGGGGGGCGCGCGGGTGCAGCACAGGCGATAAAAGCACAGGTAAAGCAGCTGCGTCTTCAACTTGTACCGCAAATGGAACGGCTGCACGCGTTTTTTGCGCAGGTACCGTTCCTTGTGGCACTCAGCTCGTTGCTCGAGCTTCTGCAGGCGCGTTTTATCCGGCAAAAACGGGAACGGAATTGTCTCAGTCACGCCGATGTGGCGCATCTTGCGGTGCAGGTGTTACGTCAGTATCCGGAAATACGCGTTTCTTACAAGCGGGGTATCGATGCGTTCATGATTGACGAGTTTCAAGATAACAATGCCCTCCAGAAGGAACTTCTTTTTTTTCTTGCCGAGCACGAAGCGCGCACCGCGCACTTCCTCCCTCCTGCACATGCGTTGTGCGCACACAAGTTGTTTTTTGTGGGAGATGAAAAGCAGTCGATTTATGCGTTCCGGGGTGCGGATGTGCGGGTATTTCGGTCTCTGGCAGGCGTACTCACCCCGCAGGTCAGTGGCGCGTCCCAGCAGGAGCTTCCTCTTTCCGCTGCTGCGGAGCTGCAGCCCACACTTCAGACGTTGCGTATCAATTACCGAACAGAAGCGGCGCTCCTTGAGCGCCTCAACATACTGTTTTCACATATTTTGCGTGGGCCGTCTGAGTCTGCCGAGAACGGGTACGAGGTTGGGTTTCAGTATATGCAGCCGGCCCGGTGTACTGCCGGTATTGAGCCGCAGTTTCGGGTGATTGGAGTGGATCGTCACCGTTTCTCCAGACCGGAGCACGAAGCGCAGCACTCAGCGGCGCGCCCAACTCCTCAAGCAGGGAGGACAGGCGCGTCTGAGGACTCGGAGGATTCTCTATCGGCGCAGGAGACAGAAGCGTGGGCGCTTGCGCGTGCTATCCGTGCCATGGTGGACGGCGGCACCCTGGTGCGCCACAAGGGGGAGGCGCCGCGCGCGTGCACGTGGGCGGACGTAGTGATTCTGTTGCGTTCTGCAGACAAGCAGGCGCGGTACGAGCGCGCGCTGCGTCTGTGGGGTATTCCGTACACGTCGCTTCAAACGCGGGGTATGTTTTGCGATGCGCCGCTGTCTGATCTCCTTGCCCCGCTGCGTTTAGTGCTCGAGCCTGCCGATCGGCATGTGTACGCGCAAGTGCTCCGCGGTCCGTTTGTACGGGTCGATGACGACACGCTTTCTCTGTTGCTGCTCCCACCCGCACCCCCCGACGCCCCTTTTTCGTATATCCCCGCGGAGTTATCGGCGCCTGCGGCGCGGTGTGTACGTGCAGGCGCGGACTTTTTTGCGCGCGTGCAGCAGCAGGTGCGGCGCCTGGCGACGAATACCGAGCTGCTGACCTATCTGTGGTACACCGAGGCGTATGGAACGCTGCTTGCGCAAGACCCCCTGGCGCGTCCGTACCATGTGATATACGACTATGCGTTTGAGCTTGCGCGGCGGGCAGATCGGCAGGGAAAGGGGATAGGAGAATTTTTAGATTTTGTAGATGCGTGTCTGTCTGCCCAGGAGCGGGTAGAGGAGCTGGAGCTGCCTTGCACGGACCGCGCGTGTGGGGCAGTGCAGATTATGAGCGTGCACAAAAGCAAGGGGCTTGAGTTTCCAATTGTGTGTGTGCCGGACGCGGGGAGTTCTGGACCGCGAGTGATGGCGCGCGTAGGCGCGGTACACTCCCCGTACGGATACATTCCCCGATTTTTGCCTCACCCTGAGGGGGTGCATCCGATCTTTGTGCAGGAACAAGACACGCGCGCCCGGGCGTACCGCGCGGAGCTGCGACGCGTGCTCTATGTGGCTTTCACGCGGGCTGAGTGCCACGTGATTGTCAGCGGGGTACTGCCTATTTCTGACGGACATCCTGCTCCTGCCGTTTCTCGGTCGTTGGCGGACATCTGCTCTCTGCTCCCCTCTGGTGACGGGAGTGAGCCTCCTTCCTCCCTCTCTTTCTTTTCAGAGCTGCTCCCTGCGCTTATGCATGCAGCCCCCCTTCCTCCCCATCCTTCTCCCTCTGTGGTGCCCGCACCGGTGTCGTTTGATGAGTGTCTGCCGCTGGCGCGCCCTCAGGCGTATCAGCGCGCCCTCACCGGGTCAGCTCGCCAAAGCGTGCCGCAAGCATCCGCCCCTCGGGATTGGTACGCTGCAGTGCCTGTTCGCGCACCCCATTATTATCCCCGTCTTGTTCAGCCGGTGACGTCCCTGGTTTCTCCGGCTCCGGGGCAAAACTCGGCTTCCGCTTCTCCTTCGCCCTTGACCCCGCAGTCCCCCCGTGGCGTGGAGTTTGGCACGCACGTGCATGAGCTTTTGGCGCAGGTTTTCCAGTCCCCGGCGCCGACCGTTGCACTCCATAGCGTACAACGTGTTGATTCCCCTGCGGCACGCCTTGTGGCCTGCTTTCTTCACTCCCCCTTGGGCTGCCGTGCATGTGCAGCCCCCGCTCACCAGCGTTTTGCGGAGTTTTCCTTTCTCACCCGCGCTCCAGGTAATACGAAACCCCCACATGGAGCGGAGTACCAAGCCGGCACCATTGATCTCCTCTTCCTTTCCAATGGGGTGTGGCACCTTGTGGACTACAAAACCGATTACGAAGAGCACCCGGCGCGTTATCTCCCCCAGTTGCAGCACTATGCACGGGCGGTGCAGGATCTCTTCTCGGACCACCCGGTGACGGCCTTTCTGTATTACCTCCGAACCGGGCATGAATTTTCTTTGGAAGCGTTAGAATCTCATTTTCTGAAAAAAAACGCAGTTCCGGATTCTGAATGA
- a CDS encoding PD-(D/E)XK nuclease family protein: protein MTEIEACIKTVRTPYRRLFVFPSRIVAQGWLRQSLSLLGVRTVPGRLCLSWDEFKKRCFQCAPCAHRTPISEPLRLLFAHSVVQRNARQAAEGRALFCNLIPPAYAQDGAVFVQWLARILPQLGSWQRRVESHCMPPKDAVSRNTFDGRDARAYAQSAEAQDLQTLKAHYEQFLRAHALFEPSWDTPQFCAQGNTYVIVYPQLMQDFAEYAPVLQEAARATAGVLTFLPVPPFRQDTPLCCFSNVREEITAVALQVERLLRTGTPVSQIAVSVANLEELQPYVEREFRLRDIEPEVRAGFCLGAHPAGRMFSQLREFVRSHGTLKSVRALLLNPHIRWADPQGAQAVVQYGLQQACIRSWKQSGTYCNVWLQAFALHCERTEQERQHQQCAQRFFLTLLRFARALVEARSFVRMQKAYGAFRAACLLPASAHTSGAEEEIASSAFASCSAGEDDAVMARCVCVLQELAALERRFAHVVPPDPYSFFVQQLAQQMYVPVRAGVGLAIFPYRVAAAAPFLHHFVINVSHEASSVRYQRGTFLRADVRAAFGFEDEDVTEAFLSAYATAQTVYFSCSVQAFSGVQRPNRFFSNVHPPVSSTLTGRASQTPSPAGIASETGGAVPQYPAVRYEEDALQAEQDLYAQGAPVPSSLYRTQQERLRKAASLIPAAGRSYIRDSFAQALPPLTAVLHARHFHHAAVKVSQTDLNLFFRCPAAWFLERVLDVAPLSRRPRLVDPRVLGVFSHVVLERLYNRIACEDECFFSAHMERYRLWTQEAIEQVFSERAVRAGPLVWALRAALSARIRHMVEFVLQFDAQRLDGWRVVRTEKAFEFTDTQCFYTGLVDRISCSPDARSLAVLDYKTGALPALSDYTDCEKKGRLSDFQIPMYVYLLEQAGYTVTHAFFLDVRKRDFKVIVSNGRVDMGAKRGVDTVQFQAVMQRFEQSVAVFSKAVRQECFAKAPYVTWLECASCRFAPVCRTSYVVRGAS, encoded by the coding sequence GTGACGGAAATCGAAGCATGTATAAAAACTGTCCGCACGCCCTATAGGCGTCTTTTTGTTTTCCCTTCGCGTATTGTTGCCCAGGGGTGGCTGCGGCAAAGTCTTTCTCTGCTTGGTGTGCGTACGGTTCCGGGGCGGTTGTGTCTTTCTTGGGACGAGTTTAAAAAACGATGTTTTCAATGTGCGCCGTGTGCGCACCGTACACCTATTTCCGAACCGCTTCGTCTTTTATTTGCACACTCTGTGGTGCAGCGCAATGCGCGGCAGGCTGCAGAGGGGCGCGCACTTTTTTGCAACCTTATTCCTCCGGCATATGCGCAAGACGGTGCAGTGTTTGTGCAGTGGCTTGCCCGTATACTCCCTCAACTTGGATCGTGGCAACGGCGCGTTGAATCGCACTGCATGCCTCCAAAAGATGCGGTATCGCGTAATACGTTTGATGGCCGCGACGCGCGCGCGTATGCGCAGAGTGCGGAGGCGCAAGATTTACAAACGCTGAAAGCGCACTATGAGCAATTTCTCCGCGCGCATGCACTCTTTGAACCTTCCTGGGATACGCCGCAGTTTTGTGCGCAGGGGAACACGTATGTCATTGTATACCCGCAGCTGATGCAAGACTTTGCAGAGTATGCACCGGTATTGCAAGAAGCGGCGCGCGCCACTGCGGGAGTACTCACCTTTCTTCCGGTTCCTCCCTTTCGGCAGGATACGCCGTTGTGTTGTTTTTCGAATGTACGTGAGGAAATTACTGCCGTTGCGCTCCAGGTAGAGAGGTTGTTGCGCACGGGAACGCCTGTGTCGCAGATAGCAGTTTCGGTGGCAAATTTAGAAGAACTGCAGCCATATGTGGAGCGTGAGTTTCGTCTGCGTGACATTGAGCCTGAGGTGCGGGCAGGTTTTTGTCTTGGTGCTCATCCGGCAGGGAGGATGTTTTCCCAGCTTCGAGAGTTTGTGCGCAGTCATGGCACGCTCAAAAGCGTGCGGGCGCTGCTTTTGAATCCGCATATTCGCTGGGCGGACCCCCAAGGGGCACAGGCTGTGGTGCAGTACGGATTGCAGCAGGCGTGCATTCGTTCATGGAAGCAGAGCGGCACGTATTGCAACGTGTGGCTCCAGGCATTTGCGCTCCACTGTGAGCGCACAGAACAGGAGCGACAGCACCAGCAGTGTGCGCAGCGATTTTTTCTGACGCTGTTACGTTTTGCGCGCGCGTTGGTTGAGGCGCGTAGTTTCGTACGGATGCAAAAGGCCTACGGTGCGTTTCGTGCCGCTTGTTTGCTCCCCGCGTCAGCGCACACGTCTGGTGCAGAAGAGGAGATAGCATCGTCTGCGTTTGCGTCTTGCAGTGCTGGGGAAGACGATGCGGTGATGGCGCGGTGCGTCTGTGTTTTGCAGGAGTTAGCGGCGCTTGAGCGGCGCTTTGCACACGTGGTGCCACCGGATCCATATAGTTTTTTTGTACAGCAATTGGCACAGCAGATGTATGTACCGGTGCGTGCAGGGGTAGGACTGGCGATTTTTCCCTATCGGGTTGCGGCGGCTGCGCCCTTTTTGCATCACTTTGTGATAAACGTGTCGCACGAAGCGAGTAGCGTGCGGTATCAGCGAGGTACCTTTTTGCGCGCGGATGTGCGTGCGGCATTTGGTTTTGAAGATGAAGACGTAACAGAGGCTTTCTTATCTGCGTACGCGACGGCACAGACGGTGTATTTTTCCTGTTCTGTGCAGGCGTTTTCAGGGGTGCAGCGCCCGAATCGTTTTTTTTCAAATGTGCATCCGCCTGTGTCCTCCACCCTGACGGGGAGGGCAAGTCAAACACCGTCCCCAGCGGGCATTGCATCTGAAACTGGTGGCGCGGTGCCTCAGTATCCTGCGGTGCGCTACGAGGAAGACGCGCTGCAGGCAGAGCAGGACCTGTACGCACAGGGCGCACCGGTGCCTTCGTCATTGTACAGAACACAACAGGAGCGTTTACGGAAAGCGGCGTCTCTTATCCCTGCAGCGGGGCGTTCGTACATACGTGACTCCTTTGCGCAGGCGCTCCCACCGCTGACTGCAGTACTCCATGCGCGTCATTTTCATCATGCGGCGGTCAAGGTGAGTCAAACCGATCTTAATCTTTTTTTTCGGTGTCCGGCTGCTTGGTTTCTTGAGCGTGTGTTGGACGTGGCGCCGCTTTCTCGAAGGCCGCGTTTAGTGGATCCGCGCGTGTTGGGGGTTTTTAGTCATGTAGTACTCGAGCGGCTGTACAATAGGATTGCGTGCGAGGACGAGTGTTTTTTTTCTGCGCACATGGAACGCTACCGTTTATGGACGCAAGAAGCGATTGAGCAAGTCTTTTCTGAGCGTGCGGTGCGTGCCGGTCCGCTTGTGTGGGCGTTGCGCGCGGCGCTGAGCGCGCGCATCCGGCACATGGTGGAGTTTGTATTGCAGTTTGATGCGCAGCGGCTTGACGGCTGGCGCGTGGTACGTACTGAGAAAGCGTTTGAGTTTACCGATACGCAGTGTTTCTACACGGGGTTGGTGGATCGCATTTCGTGCAGTCCGGACGCGCGGTCGCTTGCAGTGTTAGATTACAAGACCGGGGCGCTCCCTGCGCTTTCTGATTACACAGATTGTGAAAAGAAAGGTCGGTTGTCTGATTTTCAAATACCTATGTATGTGTATCTGTTGGAGCAGGCGGGGTATACCGTGACGCACGCTTTTTTTTTAGACGTGAGAAAGAGAGATTTTAAGGTTATTGTTTCGAACGGGCGGGTGGATATGGGTGCAAAGCGTGGGGTAGATACCGTACAATTTCAGGCGGTTATGCAGCGCTTTGAGCAGTCAGTGGCAGTTTTTTCGAAGGCGGTGCGCCAGGAATGCTTTGCCAAAGCGCCGTATGTCACCTGGCTTGAATGTGCCTCGTGTCGTTTTGCGCCGGTGTGTCGTACCTCGTATGTGGTGCGTGGGGCGTCGTGA
- a CDS encoding MATE family efflux transporter: MLHISSCCRGKRLSRCFGPRAFYVRALCIALPVMLHSFIQTGISFLDNVMVSRLGDVKMGAVNVVNSLLFLYVTALMTVSNAGSVFMTQYSGARHVVGMRQSYRFKQYAMGSLALGAMAAALCCPQYLLSCLLGKNAQAAQIIAEGERYLSIIVYTLVPLSFSLVLTSTLRETGKVLVPLAVYGCSAVLNAVGNYMLIYGNWGAPRLEVQGAACATLIARVVESLMLLVYVRVKKPDFYVRLFCRCAIPLSLCTVMLRKSLWIFVGDMAWSVTEMAVAALYHSRGGAEVVAGMSAGWTLAQLFFLSFPASSVAITILVGDVLGKSELKQAQDYARWLMNGAFFLGLGLGVIVCVARAGIPWAFGDLSHASQRIAQQLVLVTALYMPIWMYLNAQYAVARAGGEVMVTAWTETLVDTLLFLPLMYVLARFTQLGAPLMYGIVKSTSVVKMVVLARHLKTRRWVRNLVANLS; encoded by the coding sequence GTGCTCCACATTTCTAGTTGCTGTAGGGGGAAGAGACTGAGTCGCTGTTTCGGACCGCGTGCGTTTTATGTGCGCGCGCTGTGCATCGCGCTCCCCGTGATGCTGCACTCCTTCATCCAGACGGGTATTTCTTTTTTAGACAACGTTATGGTCTCCCGTTTGGGGGATGTGAAGATGGGTGCAGTGAATGTGGTCAACTCGCTGCTCTTTCTGTATGTCACCGCGTTAATGACCGTGTCGAATGCAGGCAGCGTGTTTATGACGCAGTACTCAGGAGCCCGTCACGTAGTGGGCATGCGGCAAAGCTACCGATTTAAACAGTACGCCATGGGGTCTCTGGCGCTGGGTGCTATGGCCGCTGCGCTGTGCTGTCCTCAGTATCTCCTTTCGTGTTTGTTGGGAAAAAATGCGCAGGCTGCTCAGATTATAGCGGAAGGTGAGCGTTACCTTTCGATAATTGTGTACACTCTTGTGCCGCTGTCATTTTCTTTGGTCCTCACCTCTACATTGCGAGAAACAGGGAAGGTGCTTGTACCGCTTGCAGTGTACGGGTGCAGTGCCGTATTGAACGCAGTGGGTAATTATATGTTGATTTATGGAAACTGGGGGGCTCCGCGATTAGAAGTGCAAGGTGCAGCATGTGCAACGCTTATAGCGCGGGTGGTAGAAAGTCTTATGCTCCTGGTGTATGTGCGGGTTAAAAAACCGGACTTTTATGTGCGGCTTTTTTGTCGCTGTGCGATACCCCTGTCACTGTGTACGGTGATGCTGAGAAAATCGCTGTGGATTTTCGTAGGAGACATGGCATGGTCGGTAACGGAGATGGCCGTGGCTGCCTTGTATCACAGCCGTGGTGGGGCTGAGGTTGTGGCAGGGATGTCGGCGGGGTGGACACTCGCGCAATTATTTTTTCTATCATTCCCTGCAAGTAGCGTGGCAATTACCATTTTGGTCGGGGATGTGTTAGGGAAAAGCGAGCTAAAGCAGGCGCAGGATTATGCACGGTGGTTGATGAACGGAGCGTTCTTTTTAGGGTTAGGTTTGGGTGTGATTGTGTGTGTAGCGCGTGCAGGGATTCCGTGGGCTTTTGGAGATTTGTCGCATGCTTCGCAACGTATAGCACAGCAGTTGGTGCTCGTGACGGCGCTGTATATGCCGATTTGGATGTATTTAAATGCGCAGTATGCGGTGGCACGTGCAGGAGGTGAAGTGATGGTCACCGCGTGGACAGAAACGTTGGTAGATACCCTGTTGTTTTTGCCGTTGATGTATGTGTTGGCGCGCTTCACTCAGCTTGGTGCGCCGCTTATGTATGGAATAGTAAAGAGTACAAGTGTAGTAAAAATGGTGGTGCTTGCACGTCACTTAAAAACACGTCGTTGGGTGCGTAATCTCGTGGCGAATTTATCGTGA
- a CDS encoding alpha/beta hydrolase: MRPIVAAQRVTIQETRAVLAARFLFTFCCFFTTLARYLLMAEHTSCTSIHPLVRSAFYAGGAHAVLLIHGYMGTPREMQFLGRALHRDGFTVSIPRLPGHGTNREDFLETGWRDWLRRVCDEYRDLSAAYPSVSVGGLSMGGVLTALVAARFCPQKAFFCAPGFAVSDWRIKLSPLVRWFVREFAADAAPFYPEQDFNDATKDYRSAHYIAQVAQFYALQRRAIRSLACIRSTLLTILSRQDPLVPCAAVQKLLDARVRSAHQYVVLEHSGHVITDDVEREQVASCVSAFLRT, from the coding sequence ATGCGGCCGATTGTAGCCGCGCAACGCGTGACAATACAAGAGACGCGTGCGGTGCTCGCGGCACGGTTTCTCTTTACTTTTTGTTGCTTTTTTACTACCCTCGCGCGCTATCTGCTTATGGCTGAACATACTTCCTGTACGAGCATTCATCCTCTTGTGCGCAGCGCGTTTTACGCCGGGGGTGCGCATGCAGTACTGCTTATTCATGGGTACATGGGCACCCCGCGCGAGATGCAGTTTTTAGGTCGTGCGCTCCACCGGGACGGCTTTACGGTCTCTATTCCCCGTTTACCTGGTCACGGTACGAATAGAGAGGATTTTCTTGAGACCGGGTGGAGGGATTGGCTGCGGCGCGTGTGTGATGAGTACCGTGACCTTTCCGCTGCGTACCCTTCGGTATCTGTGGGGGGGCTGTCCATGGGAGGTGTGCTGACTGCACTCGTGGCGGCGCGTTTTTGTCCCCAGAAAGCTTTCTTTTGTGCACCGGGTTTTGCAGTTTCTGATTGGAGGATAAAGCTGTCTCCTCTAGTCAGGTGGTTTGTGCGTGAGTTTGCTGCGGACGCGGCTCCCTTCTACCCCGAGCAAGACTTTAATGACGCCACAAAGGATTACCGGAGTGCGCACTACATTGCCCAGGTGGCGCAGTTTTACGCACTGCAAAGACGTGCGATCCGTTCGCTGGCGTGCATTCGGAGTACGTTGTTAACGATCCTGTCTCGGCAGGACCCATTGGTGCCGTGTGCAGCGGTGCAAAAATTACTCGATGCGCGTGTGCGCAGCGCACACCAGTACGTAGTGCTCGAGCACAGTGGTCACGTGATCACTGATGACGTGGAGCGGGAGCAGGTTGCCTCTTGTGTCAGTGCTTTTTTACGCACGTAG
- the murD gene encoding UDP-N-acetylmuramoyl-L-alanine--D-glutamate ligase, whose amino-acid sequence MEQARALLQGKTVTIMGLGVHGGGCAAACFCAEAGARLTVTDLRNADALTPSLKRLRAYPSIRFTLGEHRLEDFENAHVVIKNPIVKGAHNIYLSAAQRAGARIETDISLFLRLSPAPLLAVSGSKGKSSTASALCYSLRALGFPAFLGGNSTVSPLEFVRHTTPATPVVLELSSWQLADLRAVDAQDHTVHHAGLLRPEIAIMTPIMADHQNWYADMESYVADKQVLYAHQGTHDTLLCNADDGWGPRFACEAQKNGVRVFWYTAQSPETACRACTPRLMERALWRATDGTYWARFAEGDRACMLIPPQLHVPGRVLQTQVASAALAALLFAQRHSLPPSSCPPCFCAHSHSPAYANHASPPDYACPSAHSPFQEHTRRLAQALESYTGIEHRLEFFYEKGGLRFYNDSASTVPEATIAALEAFDESVVLIVGGTDKNADYQPLAQAAAKAHALYLLAGSATARLQPLLHAAQVPFYGPFTSLEVLLQDLRARQKSPGVIVFSPGAASFELFAHEFERGTTFKSQVRIIFE is encoded by the coding sequence GTGGAGCAGGCGCGCGCACTTCTTCAAGGCAAAACGGTAACCATCATGGGCCTCGGCGTGCACGGCGGGGGCTGCGCGGCAGCCTGCTTTTGTGCAGAAGCGGGAGCGCGCCTTACGGTTACCGACCTGCGAAATGCTGATGCGCTTACCCCTTCCCTGAAAAGACTTCGTGCGTACCCGTCCATCCGCTTTACGCTCGGTGAACACCGGCTGGAAGATTTTGAAAACGCGCATGTTGTCATCAAAAATCCCATCGTGAAGGGTGCACACAACATCTACCTTTCCGCTGCTCAACGCGCCGGCGCGCGCATCGAAACGGATATCTCCCTTTTCCTACGCCTTTCTCCCGCCCCGCTGCTAGCAGTAAGCGGCAGCAAGGGAAAATCCTCCACTGCCAGCGCCCTGTGCTACAGCTTGCGTGCGCTGGGTTTCCCCGCCTTTCTAGGGGGGAATAGCACAGTCAGCCCGCTGGAATTTGTGCGTCACACAACGCCTGCAACACCAGTGGTTCTGGAACTGTCGAGCTGGCAGCTTGCAGACCTACGCGCAGTCGATGCACAGGACCACACTGTACACCACGCCGGTCTGCTGCGCCCGGAGATTGCCATCATGACTCCCATTATGGCTGACCATCAAAACTGGTATGCGGATATGGAAAGCTACGTGGCAGACAAACAGGTGCTATACGCACACCAGGGAACGCACGATACACTGCTGTGTAACGCAGATGACGGGTGGGGACCCCGCTTTGCCTGCGAAGCGCAGAAAAACGGAGTGCGCGTCTTTTGGTATACGGCCCAGTCGCCTGAGACCGCTTGCCGCGCGTGCACCCCGCGCCTCATGGAGAGAGCTCTATGGAGAGCGACGGACGGAACCTACTGGGCACGTTTTGCAGAAGGTGACCGCGCCTGCATGCTCATCCCACCGCAGCTGCACGTACCGGGCCGTGTCCTCCAAACGCAAGTGGCGAGTGCAGCGCTTGCAGCGCTCCTGTTCGCGCAGCGGCATTCTCTACCTCCTTCCTCCTGCCCCCCGTGTTTTTGCGCACACTCCCATTCCCCCGCGTACGCGAATCACGCGTCCCCCCCAGACTACGCTTGTCCGTCCGCTCACAGTCCCTTCCAAGAGCACACCCGGCGTCTTGCACAAGCGCTGGAGTCCTACACGGGCATCGAACACCGACTAGAGTTTTTTTACGAAAAGGGGGGACTGCGTTTTTATAACGATTCTGCATCCACTGTACCTGAGGCAACAATTGCAGCGCTGGAAGCCTTTGATGAAAGCGTGGTTCTTATCGTTGGCGGCACTGATAAGAATGCAGACTACCAACCCTTGGCACAGGCAGCAGCCAAGGCGCACGCATTGTACTTGCTTGCAGGAAGTGCTACGGCACGGTTGCAACCACTTCTTCATGCAGCACAGGTACCTTTTTACGGACCGTTTACTTCCCTTGAGGTACTCCTGCAGGATCTCCGGGCGCGGCAGAAAAGCCCAGGCGTGATCGTGTTCTCTCCTGGGGCAGCGAGTTTTGAACTTTTCGCCCACGAGTTTGAGCGAGGTACTACCTTTAAATCCCAGGTGCGTATCATTTTTGAATAA
- a CDS encoding KH domain-containing protein, which translates to MVTMEEELIAYIARALVDRPGEVTVTKSPGEGLEILQLRVASEDVGKVIGKHGRIARALRTLLSASAHASQTRYALEIID; encoded by the coding sequence ATGGTCACGATGGAAGAAGAGCTAATCGCCTATATTGCGCGGGCGCTTGTGGATCGTCCTGGGGAGGTTACCGTCACCAAGTCTCCAGGGGAGGGATTGGAGATCCTTCAGTTACGTGTTGCCTCTGAAGATGTAGGGAAGGTCATTGGCAAGCACGGCAGAATTGCGCGCGCTCTGCGCACGCTCCTTTCTGCGTCTGCGCACGCTTCTCAGACGCGTTACGCTTTAGAGATCATCGACTAG